TTGCACGATGACGTAGCTGCCGCCGGCAAACGTGGCATCCTCCTCGCCGATGATGGTGGCCTTGACCGCGGCCGCTTCCACCGGATTCTCCGTCCCGTCGACGAAGCCGATCAGGTCGCGATCGTCGAAATAGTTGAAGCCGTGCACTTCATCGGTGGTGGAGACGGCGTTGCCGAGTCGCGACATGATCTGTGTCGCCAGTTCGAAGCACAGATCCATGCGCGCGGAGCGGATATGAAAGAGGATGTCACCCGGCGTCGCGACGGCGTGATGCCGGCCGTGGATCTCGCGGAACGGATGCAGGTCCTTCGGCCGCGGCTCTCCGAAAATCCGGTCCCATGCGTCGGAGCCAAACCCCATGACGCATGACAGCCGGCCCTCGAGGTCACGGAAACCGACCGCACGTAAAAGGGCGGCCAGATCGCCGCACAAGGCCCGCACGATGTCATCACATTCCGGCTCGGGCTTGATGGTGACGACCAGAAAGATGGCGGCACGCGTGAGCTGTGCAACGACCGGCTGCGGATTTGTGGACGACACACTTCGCTCCTCATCGCGGGTCGGGGCCGGAATTGCCCGACCCAGCCGGTACCACTATGTAGTCTTTTATCCCAGATCGACGGGCCGGCCGGATTGTTCCTCTTCGAGGGTCACCGCAATTGCCGCATTGGCGGAAAGACGGACCTCTCGGCCCTCCACGCCCGCCACGAAGCCGAGTTCGATGTAGTGATGATGCCGCTTGTGCGTCCCATCGCCGCTGTCGCGCCTTTGGAGCTCGATGCGGTCGCCGACGACGCGATCAACTGTGCCGACATGGACGCCATCGGCCCCGATGACCTCCATTCCTGCTTCGATCTTGTTCTTCACCATGGCTTTCTCCTTCGTTGAACCCATGCATGCGCCTGCGGCGTCCCGAGGTTTCTCAAACCGCTTCGAACTCCTCTGCATCCGTCGTCAACGGCCGTTTGCCATTGAAAGTGAGCCCGCCTTTGGTCGCGGAGATCTTCACCGATGAACCGTCACGCACGTCGCCGGCGAGAATCATCTCGGCCAGCGGATCCTGCACGTTGCGCTGGATCACACGCTTGAGCGGACGCGCGCCATAGGCGGGATCCCAGCCCTTGGCCGCCAGCCAGTCCCGCGCCTTCGAGTCGAGCGACAGCTCGATCTTGCGATCCTCCAAGAGCTTTTGAAGACGCGCGAACTGGATCTCGACGATCCGACCCATCTCGCTCTTCTGCAAACGGTGAAAGAGGATGATTTCATCGACGCGGTTCAGGAACTCCGGACGGAAGTGCGCACGCACCAGCGCCATCACCTGCTCGCGCACCGCGCTGGTATCCTCGCCCTCCGGCTGGTTGACAAGATATTCCGCCCCGATATTTGACGTCATGATGATCAGCGTATTGCGGAAATCGACGGTGCGGCCCTGGCCGTCGGTGAGACGTCCATCATCCAGCACCTGCAGCAGGACGTTAAACACGTCCGGATGCGCTTTCTCGATTTCATCAAACAGTACCACCTGATAGGGCCGCCGCCGCACCGCCTCTGTGAGGGCGCCGCCCTCGTCATAACCGACATAGCCGGGCGGTGCGCCGATCAGCCGCGCAACCGAATGCTTTTCCATGAATTCGGACATGTCGATGCGGACCATCGCGGTCTCGTCGTTGAACAGATATTCGGCCAGCGCCTTGGCAAGTTCGGTCTTGCCGACGCCGGTCGGGCCTAAGAACATGAACGAGCCCATCGGGCGGTTCGGGTCCTGC
The Bradyrhizobium sp. KBS0727 genome window above contains:
- a CDS encoding Dyp-type peroxidase, whose protein sequence is MSSTNPQPVVAQLTRAAIFLVVTIKPEPECDDIVRALCGDLAALLRAVGFRDLEGRLSCVMGFGSDAWDRIFGEPRPKDLHPFREIHGRHHAVATPGDILFHIRSARMDLCFELATQIMSRLGNAVSTTDEVHGFNYFDDRDLIGFVDGTENPVEAAAVKATIIGEEDATFAGGSYVIVQKYLHDLKRWNELPVEQQEGIVGRTKLSDIELDDAVKPTSAHNALTTIVENGEQLEIVRDNMPFGDAGKGEFGTYFIGYARSPHRIEQMLENMFVGRPPGNYDRLLDFSRAVTGTLFFVPSATFLEDVATSQAAPSAAEPASDARKNDDAPKPQMPPSDGSLGIGSLKGEIGHE
- a CDS encoding DUF2171 domain-containing protein, which translates into the protein MVKNKIEAGMEVIGADGVHVGTVDRVVGDRIELQRRDSGDGTHKRHHHYIELGFVAGVEGREVRLSANAAIAVTLEEEQSGRPVDLG